In a single window of the Arachis hypogaea cultivar Tifrunner chromosome 6, arahy.Tifrunner.gnm2.J5K5, whole genome shotgun sequence genome:
- the LOC112756059 gene encoding QWRF motif-containing protein 2 isoform X2 — protein MVAAISAPVNTKRTPTPRPARPPLLPSESDNAIAPPRRPKAREVTSRYLSSSTPTSTSSCSSSTTSFSSSSVSSTPRRCNSPMVNRTVNSSASAKRSQSVERRRQGTPRPSTANGGGAEAPAAQRMLFTATRSLSVSFQGESFPIQVSKPAPSPTPASLRKSTPERRKATPTPTPRGNGNSDQHRWPGKLIPAANCMNRSLDCGDSLTRKLGAPASVVRSLQNSMDARVSSHDGAITRSERNRDYGGSESLHELVSSDSESVTSGSSSGAQEFSGAGGQRGSRSLIVPARFWQEASNKNGGNRAVTVPQKLLAPKRTSFDSPGPSPRGVANSRGQASSPIRSAVRPASPMKLSATPSPAVWSPSSRGVSPAKVRNGVAGSLNNRFFGNEPSVLSFAVDVPRGKVGENRIVDAHLLRLVYNRHLQWRFVNARADASLSAQTLNAEKSLYDAWLATSKLRESVRAKRTELQLLKQQLKLMSILKGQMMYLEDWPGLDRMYSSSLSGAIEALKGSTLRLPVVSGAKADVLNVKDAICSAMDVMQAMASSICLLLPKNSLLLGCALNVRS, from the exons ATGGTAGCTGCAATTTCTGCTCCGGTTAACACCAAACGCACCCCAACGCCAAGGCCAGCACGACCACCTCTCTTACCTTCCGAATCGGACAATGCGATCGCTCCACCACGAAGGCCCAAGGCTCGAGAAGTCACTTCTCGCTACTTGTCTTCGTCCACTCCTACTTCTACTTCGTCATGTTCGTCCTCAACGACGTCGTTTTCGTCATCTTCAGTGTCGTCTACTCCTAGAAGGTGCAATTCTCCGATGGTGAACAGGACGGTGAATTCTTCTGCTTCTGCAAAGAGGTCGCAGTCTGTGGAGCGGCGGAGGCAGGGGACTCCGCGGCCGAGTACGGCGAACGGAGGCGGAGCCGAGGCGCCTGCGGCGCAGAGGATGCTCTTCACGGCGACCAGGAGCTTGTCTGTTTCGTTCCAGGGGGAGTCGTTCCCGATCCAGGTCAGCAAGCCGGCGCCGTCACCGACGCCGGCAAGTTTAAGGAAGAGCACGCCGGAGAGGAGGAAGGCGACTCCTACGCCAACGCCGAGGGGGAACGGAAATTCGGATCAACACCGATGGCCGGGGAAACTTATTCCGGCGGCAAATTGCATGAACAGGAGCTTGGATTGCGGCGATTCTTTGACGAGGAAACTCGGCGCGCCGGCGAGCGTGGTCCGGTCGCTGCAGAATTCGATGGACGCACGGGTTTCTTCACACGACGGAGCCATAACTAGATCGGAGAGAAATAGAGATTATGGTGGATCTGAGTCGCTGCACGAGCTCGTTAGTTCCGATAGTGAGAGCGTGACTTCCGGTAGTTCCTCCGGAGCACAGGAATTTTCCGGCGCCGGAGGACAGCGAGGTTCGCGTTCACTCATTGTTCCGGCGAGGTTCTGGCAAGAGGCTAGCAACAAAAACGGTGGAAATAGAGCAGTGACGGTTCCACAGAAACTTCTGGCGCCGAAGAGAACATCGTTCGATAGTCCTGGACCGTCCCCGCGAGGAGTGGCGAACAGCAGGGGACAAGCTTCTTCTCCAATTCGCTCTGCGGTTAGACCTGCTTCCCCAATGAAGCTCTCCGCTACGCCGTCTCCGGCGGTCTGGTCACCGTCATCAAGAGGGGTGAGTCCTGCAAAGGTTAGAAACGGAGTTGCTGGTAGTTTGAACAACAGGTTCTTCGGGAATGAGCCTTCTGTTCTGAGCTTCGCTGTTGATGTTCCGAGAGGAAAGGTTGGGGAAAATCGAATTGTGGATGCGCATTTATTGAGGCTTGTGTATAACAGGCACCTGCAATGGCGTTTTGTTAACGCCAGGGCAGATGCTTCCCTCTCTGCGCAGACATTGAATGCAGAG AAAAGCCTCTACGATGCATGGTTAGCAACCTCAAAACTACGAGAATCTGTTAGAGCCAAAAGAACAGAGTTACAATTGCTGAAGCAACAATTGAAGCTTATGTCCATCCTCAAGGGCCAA ATGATGTATTTGGAAGACTGGCCAGGTTTGGATCGGATGTACTCTAGCTCCCTTTCAGGAGCTATTGAAGCATTAAAGGGTAGCACGCTCCGACTTCCTGTTGTTAGTGGCGCCAAG GCAGATGTGCTTAACGTGAAGGACGCTATTTGTTCAGCAATGGATGTGATGCAGGCAATGGCATCGTCGATATGCCTGCTGTTACCAAAG AACTCACTTCTATTGGGGTGTGCGCTTAATGTGAGATCATAG
- the LOC112756059 gene encoding QWRF motif-containing protein 9 isoform X1, with translation MVAAISAPVNTKRTPTPRPARPPLLPSESDNAIAPPRRPKAREVTSRYLSSSTPTSTSSCSSSTTSFSSSSVSSTPRRCNSPMVNRTVNSSASAKRSQSVERRRQGTPRPSTANGGGAEAPAAQRMLFTATRSLSVSFQGESFPIQVSKPAPSPTPASLRKSTPERRKATPTPTPRGNGNSDQHRWPGKLIPAANCMNRSLDCGDSLTRKLGAPASVVRSLQNSMDARVSSHDGAITRSERNRDYGGSESLHELVSSDSESVTSGSSSGAQEFSGAGGQRGSRSLIVPARFWQEASNKNGGNRAVTVPQKLLAPKRTSFDSPGPSPRGVANSRGQASSPIRSAVRPASPMKLSATPSPAVWSPSSRGVSPAKVRNGVAGSLNNRFFGNEPSVLSFAVDVPRGKVGENRIVDAHLLRLVYNRHLQWRFVNARADASLSAQTLNAEKSLYDAWLATSKLRESVRAKRTELQLLKQQLKLMSILKGQMMYLEDWPGLDRMYSSSLSGAIEALKGSTLRLPVVSGAKADVLNVKDAICSAMDVMQAMASSICLLLPKVGHVNSLVVEVANLSAKEMVLLEECKDLLSMLTTMQVRECSLRSHISQLKRLPWRPTTKLTSK, from the exons ATGGTAGCTGCAATTTCTGCTCCGGTTAACACCAAACGCACCCCAACGCCAAGGCCAGCACGACCACCTCTCTTACCTTCCGAATCGGACAATGCGATCGCTCCACCACGAAGGCCCAAGGCTCGAGAAGTCACTTCTCGCTACTTGTCTTCGTCCACTCCTACTTCTACTTCGTCATGTTCGTCCTCAACGACGTCGTTTTCGTCATCTTCAGTGTCGTCTACTCCTAGAAGGTGCAATTCTCCGATGGTGAACAGGACGGTGAATTCTTCTGCTTCTGCAAAGAGGTCGCAGTCTGTGGAGCGGCGGAGGCAGGGGACTCCGCGGCCGAGTACGGCGAACGGAGGCGGAGCCGAGGCGCCTGCGGCGCAGAGGATGCTCTTCACGGCGACCAGGAGCTTGTCTGTTTCGTTCCAGGGGGAGTCGTTCCCGATCCAGGTCAGCAAGCCGGCGCCGTCACCGACGCCGGCAAGTTTAAGGAAGAGCACGCCGGAGAGGAGGAAGGCGACTCCTACGCCAACGCCGAGGGGGAACGGAAATTCGGATCAACACCGATGGCCGGGGAAACTTATTCCGGCGGCAAATTGCATGAACAGGAGCTTGGATTGCGGCGATTCTTTGACGAGGAAACTCGGCGCGCCGGCGAGCGTGGTCCGGTCGCTGCAGAATTCGATGGACGCACGGGTTTCTTCACACGACGGAGCCATAACTAGATCGGAGAGAAATAGAGATTATGGTGGATCTGAGTCGCTGCACGAGCTCGTTAGTTCCGATAGTGAGAGCGTGACTTCCGGTAGTTCCTCCGGAGCACAGGAATTTTCCGGCGCCGGAGGACAGCGAGGTTCGCGTTCACTCATTGTTCCGGCGAGGTTCTGGCAAGAGGCTAGCAACAAAAACGGTGGAAATAGAGCAGTGACGGTTCCACAGAAACTTCTGGCGCCGAAGAGAACATCGTTCGATAGTCCTGGACCGTCCCCGCGAGGAGTGGCGAACAGCAGGGGACAAGCTTCTTCTCCAATTCGCTCTGCGGTTAGACCTGCTTCCCCAATGAAGCTCTCCGCTACGCCGTCTCCGGCGGTCTGGTCACCGTCATCAAGAGGGGTGAGTCCTGCAAAGGTTAGAAACGGAGTTGCTGGTAGTTTGAACAACAGGTTCTTCGGGAATGAGCCTTCTGTTCTGAGCTTCGCTGTTGATGTTCCGAGAGGAAAGGTTGGGGAAAATCGAATTGTGGATGCGCATTTATTGAGGCTTGTGTATAACAGGCACCTGCAATGGCGTTTTGTTAACGCCAGGGCAGATGCTTCCCTCTCTGCGCAGACATTGAATGCAGAG AAAAGCCTCTACGATGCATGGTTAGCAACCTCAAAACTACGAGAATCTGTTAGAGCCAAAAGAACAGAGTTACAATTGCTGAAGCAACAATTGAAGCTTATGTCCATCCTCAAGGGCCAA ATGATGTATTTGGAAGACTGGCCAGGTTTGGATCGGATGTACTCTAGCTCCCTTTCAGGAGCTATTGAAGCATTAAAGGGTAGCACGCTCCGACTTCCTGTTGTTAGTGGCGCCAAG GCAGATGTGCTTAACGTGAAGGACGCTATTTGTTCAGCAATGGATGTGATGCAGGCAATGGCATCGTCGATATGCCTGCTGTTACCAAAG GTTGGGCACGTGAATTCACTTGTGGTTGAAGTTGCCAACTTAAGTGCAAAGGAGATGGTTTTGCTTGAAGAGTGCAAAGACCTTTTGTCAATGTTAACAACCATGCAG GTAAGAGAGTGTAGCCTGAGATCACACATTTCACAACTGAAACGCTTACCCTGGAGACCAACAACAAAATTAACAAGCAAATAA